Proteins encoded in a region of the Apilactobacillus apisilvae genome:
- a CDS encoding adenylosuccinate synthase has translation MSSIVIVGSQWGDEGKGKITDFLSQEANMIVRYSGGDNAGHTIVIDGKKFHCRLIPSGIFYSDKLSVIGNGVVVNPKTLLQEMRYLKENGISYEGLRISSRAQVIMPYHILFDKLQEQSKKVKLGTTHKGIGPAYMDKLERIGIRIADLIDKDTFAKKLHQALDIKNNILDKMYDLEPFNFDDIFKEYYEMGQQIKKYVCDTSLLINEYLDQNKKVLFEGAQGSMLDIDQGTYPFVTSSNPIAGNASVGTGIGPNRIDSVVGVCKAYTSRVGEGPFPTELFDEKGDHIRDVAHEYGVVTKRPRRIGWLDTVVLKHAARISGFTHLSLNCLDVLSGFKTVPVCTAYKYEGKILNYYPANLDVLDKCEPVYENMPGWDEDITKCKTVDELPENAKHYLKRVADLIGVSLCTFAVGPDRESTNILKNVWQENDVK, from the coding sequence ATGTCATCAATCGTGATTGTCGGTAGTCAATGGGGAGACGAAGGAAAGGGAAAAATAACAGACTTTTTGAGTCAGGAAGCTAATATGATTGTCAGATATTCTGGCGGTGATAATGCTGGTCATACCATTGTTATTGATGGTAAAAAGTTTCATTGTCGTTTAATTCCATCTGGAATCTTCTATTCTGACAAACTAAGTGTGATTGGGAATGGCGTAGTTGTTAATCCAAAAACGTTACTTCAAGAGATGCGTTATTTAAAAGAAAATGGCATTAGTTATGAAGGCCTAAGAATATCTTCAAGAGCTCAAGTAATTATGCCTTATCATATTTTATTTGATAAATTACAAGAACAATCTAAAAAGGTTAAACTAGGAACTACCCATAAGGGAATTGGTCCTGCCTACATGGATAAATTAGAACGAATTGGAATTAGAATTGCAGATTTAATCGATAAAGATACTTTCGCTAAAAAGTTGCATCAAGCATTAGATATTAAAAATAATATTTTAGATAAGATGTACGATCTGGAACCGTTTAATTTTGATGATATTTTTAAGGAATATTATGAAATGGGCCAACAAATTAAAAAATATGTTTGTGATACTTCATTATTAATTAACGAATATTTAGATCAAAACAAAAAAGTATTATTCGAAGGTGCCCAAGGATCAATGTTAGATATTGATCAAGGAACTTATCCATTTGTTACATCATCTAATCCCATTGCAGGAAATGCATCCGTTGGAACTGGAATCGGCCCAAATCGAATTGATTCAGTGGTTGGTGTCTGTAAAGCCTATACTTCACGAGTTGGTGAAGGACCATTTCCTACCGAATTATTCGATGAAAAAGGTGACCATATTAGAGATGTAGCCCATGAATATGGGGTTGTAACCAAGCGCCCTAGAAGAATTGGTTGGTTAGATACTGTTGTCCTTAAACATGCTGCTCGTATTTCTGGATTTACACATCTTTCATTAAATTGTTTAGACGTCCTATCTGGTTTTAAGACAGTTCCAGTATGTACCGCTTATAAATATGAAGGTAAAATTTTAAATTATTATCCTGCTAATTTAGATGTCTTAGATAAATGTGAGCCAGTATATGAAAATATGCCTGGTTGGGATGAAGATATAACTAAGTGCAAAACCGTTGATGAACTACCTGAAAATGCAAAGCATTATCTAAAACGAGTTGCTGATCTTATTGGCGTTAGTCTATGTACTTTTGCTGTAGGACCTGATCGTGAATCTACAAATATCTTAAAAAATGTTTGGCAAGAAAATGATGTTAAATAA
- a CDS encoding carbamoyl phosphate synthase small subunit: MKRYLVLKNGSIYKGYAFGSNKIVHGELVFSTGMTGYQESMTDASYDGQMLVFTYPLIGNYGINRDDMESLHPTIDAIIVKEVARLVGNWRSKMTLKNYAEVEDLPGISGVDTRALTKELRNEGSMEAVIVESLDEQTIKTAFASPLKSTSAKKASTESIYQAPNSGLRVAMMDFGLKDSILRALAKRNVNVMVFPSETSAEEIMKSGPDGLLLSNGPGNPEDVAYALPTIKQLEEQLPVLGICMGHQLFALANGAKTYKMKFGHRGFNHAVQDKNQLRTNFTSQNHGYAVDESSLQNTNLEVTQREINDGTVEGLKLKNHAAFSVQYHPDASPGPHDAEYVFDEFIDAMKNVKKAGNK, translated from the coding sequence ATGAAAAGATATTTAGTTTTGAAAAACGGTTCTATTTATAAAGGCTATGCTTTTGGTTCGAATAAAATAGTTCATGGTGAGTTAGTTTTTTCAACTGGAATGACTGGGTATCAAGAAAGTATGACTGACGCTAGTTATGATGGTCAAATGTTAGTTTTTACATATCCATTAATTGGTAATTACGGAATTAATCGTGACGATATGGAAAGCTTACATCCCACCATTGATGCAATTATTGTTAAAGAAGTTGCCAGATTAGTTGGCAATTGGCGTAGCAAAATGACACTAAAAAATTACGCCGAAGTTGAAGATTTACCAGGAATTTCGGGTGTTGATACTCGAGCCTTAACTAAAGAGTTAAGAAATGAAGGTTCAATGGAAGCTGTTATTGTTGAAAGTCTAGATGAACAAACCATTAAAACTGCTTTTGCTAGTCCTTTAAAAAGCACATCTGCTAAAAAAGCTTCAACTGAAAGTATTTATCAAGCTCCTAATAGTGGACTTAGAGTTGCAATGATGGACTTTGGTTTAAAAGATTCTATTTTAAGAGCTTTAGCTAAGCGTAATGTTAACGTGATGGTTTTTCCTTCCGAAACTAGCGCTGAAGAAATTATGAAGAGTGGACCTGATGGTCTACTACTATCGAATGGCCCCGGTAACCCAGAAGATGTGGCTTATGCTTTACCAACAATTAAGCAGTTGGAAGAACAATTACCAGTTTTAGGAATTTGTATGGGACATCAATTATTTGCCCTTGCTAATGGAGCAAAAACCTACAAAATGAAATTTGGTCATCGTGGATTTAACCATGCGGTTCAGGATAAAAACCAATTAAGAACTAATTTTACTTCACAAAATCATGGCTATGCAGTTGACGAATCATCACTACAAAATACTAATTTAGAAGTAACCCAACGTGAAATTAATGATGGAACTGTCGAAGGACTAAAGTTAAAAAATCATGCTGCCTTTTCAGTTCAATATCATCCAGATGCTTCACCTGGTCCACACGATGCCGAATATGTATTTGATGAATTTATTGATGCTATGAAAAATGTTAAGAAAGCGGGTAATAAATAA
- the carB gene encoding carbamoyl-phosphate synthase large subunit: MPKRTDIKKILVIGSGPIIIGQAAEFDYSGSQACLSLKEEGYEVILINSNPATIMTDTEIADKVFIEPITVDFVSKIIRQELPDAILPTLGGQTGLNMAKELADSGILNEFNVELLGTKLDAIEEAEDRERFKELMVQIGEPVPESKTVNSIEEAVNFANQIGFPLVIRPAYTLGGTGGGFAYNMEEFKEIMHNGLRLSPISQVLVEKSIMGYKEIEMEVMRDHKDNAMIVCSMENIDPVGIHTGDSIVTSPVQTLSDREYEMMRDAALKIIRSLHIEGGCNVQMALSEDSMQYYIIEVNPRVSRSSALASKATGYPIAKLAAKIAVGLNLDEIKNPITQTTLAQFEPALDYVVTKIPRWPFDKFVSADNHLGTQMKATGEVMAIGRTFEESILKAIRSLEIGKNYFDREDYQNIETKDLINNLMPATDNRIFEIAELIRRGVTIEDLSDKTKINVFFLDKVKHIIEIEEQLKHDQSIEILEQAKQYGFNDETIAKIWHQNPDEIRITRKKNNIIPVYKMVDTSAGEFESHTPYYYSTYEKENESVKTNKPSVLVLGSGPIRIGQGVEFDYATVHGVQTIQRMGYEAIIMNSNPETVSTDFSISDKLYFEPLTLEDVLNVVDLEKPEGVIVQFGGQTAINLAEDLHTRGVNVLGTTVEDINRAEDRHQFDAIIKQLKLPQPQGDTATNTEEALKITGTIGYPVMIRPSYVLGGKAMEIVNNDDELKNYMHNAVKASNDHPVLIDSYLLGSEAEVDVISDGETVVIPGILEHVERAGIHSGDSMGVCPPQQMNISVQKQIEDDAIKLAQALNTKGLMNVQFVIKDEKAYVIEVNPRASRTVPFMSKVTNVPMTQLATKVMLKEKLSDLGYYTGLVEKSKRISVKAPVFSFSKLPMVDNTLGPEMKSTGEAMGSDETFSKALYKAFIASGIQVPNTGAVLFTVCDEDKPEALGLAKRFRHLGFQIEATENTEKYFEENNLDTKHVGKVANEDSINPVTELYRHHVQLVVNTIDNSNTTFDDEAKIRGAAIESSVPLFTALDTVASLINVLEAQSFDVTAL; this comes from the coding sequence ATGCCAAAGCGTACAGATATTAAAAAAATCTTAGTGATTGGTTCAGGTCCAATCATTATTGGACAAGCTGCTGAATTTGATTATTCTGGTTCACAAGCATGTTTATCATTAAAAGAAGAAGGATATGAAGTTATTTTAATTAACTCTAATCCTGCAACCATTATGACTGATACAGAAATTGCCGATAAGGTATTTATTGAACCCATTACGGTGGATTTCGTTAGCAAAATTATTCGTCAAGAATTACCAGATGCCATTTTACCAACATTAGGTGGGCAAACTGGACTAAATATGGCTAAAGAATTAGCTGATTCAGGTATTTTAAATGAATTTAATGTCGAGCTATTAGGAACCAAATTAGATGCGATTGAAGAGGCCGAAGATCGTGAACGTTTCAAAGAATTAATGGTCCAAATTGGCGAACCGGTTCCTGAATCAAAAACTGTTAATAGTATAGAAGAAGCAGTAAACTTTGCTAACCAAATTGGTTTTCCACTGGTGATTCGTCCAGCTTATACTTTAGGCGGAACCGGTGGTGGCTTTGCTTATAATATGGAAGAGTTTAAAGAGATTATGCATAATGGGTTGCGATTGTCACCAATTAGCCAAGTTTTGGTAGAAAAATCCATCATGGGTTATAAAGAAATTGAAATGGAAGTTATGCGTGATCATAAAGACAATGCCATGATTGTTTGTTCAATGGAAAATATTGATCCAGTTGGAATTCATACTGGTGACTCTATCGTTACATCACCAGTACAAACATTATCCGATCGTGAATATGAAATGATGCGGGATGCTGCCTTAAAAATAATTCGTAGTTTGCATATTGAAGGTGGCTGTAACGTTCAAATGGCATTAAGTGAAGATAGTATGCAATATTACATTATTGAAGTTAACCCACGAGTTTCGCGATCTTCTGCATTAGCATCTAAAGCCACTGGTTATCCAATCGCTAAATTAGCAGCAAAAATTGCAGTTGGCTTAAACTTAGATGAAATAAAAAATCCAATTACTCAAACCACTTTAGCTCAATTTGAACCAGCATTAGACTATGTAGTTACTAAGATTCCACGTTGGCCTTTTGACAAATTCGTTAGTGCTGATAACCACTTAGGAACACAAATGAAAGCCACTGGTGAAGTTATGGCAATTGGTCGAACCTTTGAAGAGTCGATTTTAAAAGCGATTCGCTCACTAGAAATTGGTAAAAATTACTTTGATCGTGAAGATTATCAAAATATAGAAACTAAAGATTTAATAAATAATTTAATGCCAGCGACTGATAATCGAATTTTTGAAATTGCTGAGTTAATTCGTCGTGGAGTAACAATTGAAGATTTATCAGATAAAACTAAGATTAATGTTTTCTTTCTAGATAAAGTCAAACATATTATTGAAATAGAAGAACAATTGAAACATGATCAATCGATTGAAATTTTAGAACAAGCTAAACAATATGGATTTAACGATGAAACTATTGCTAAAATATGGCATCAAAATCCAGATGAAATTAGAATAACTAGAAAGAAAAATAATATTATTCCAGTTTATAAAATGGTTGATACCTCTGCTGGAGAATTTGAATCGCATACTCCTTATTACTATTCCACTTACGAAAAAGAAAATGAATCAGTTAAAACAAATAAGCCTTCAGTTTTAGTTTTAGGATCGGGACCAATCAGAATTGGTCAGGGGGTGGAATTTGATTACGCAACTGTTCATGGTGTTCAAACAATTCAAAGAATGGGTTATGAAGCAATTATTATGAATTCCAATCCAGAAACAGTTTCGACTGACTTTTCAATATCAGATAAGCTTTACTTTGAACCATTAACATTAGAAGATGTGTTAAATGTAGTGGATTTGGAAAAACCGGAAGGGGTTATTGTTCAATTTGGTGGTCAAACAGCAATTAATTTAGCGGAAGATTTGCACACTAGAGGTGTGAATGTTTTAGGAACAACAGTAGAAGATATTAATCGGGCTGAAGATCGGCATCAATTTGATGCAATTATTAAACAGCTAAAATTACCTCAGCCGCAAGGTGATACCGCTACTAACACTGAAGAAGCTTTAAAAATTACGGGAACAATTGGTTATCCAGTTATGATTCGTCCATCTTATGTATTAGGCGGAAAAGCAATGGAAATTGTTAATAACGATGATGAACTTAAAAATTATATGCACAATGCTGTTAAGGCTTCTAATGATCATCCAGTTTTAATTGATTCATATCTATTAGGCTCAGAAGCTGAAGTTGATGTAATTTCTGATGGTGAAACCGTAGTTATCCCTGGTATTTTGGAACATGTAGAAAGAGCTGGAATTCACTCGGGGGATTCGATGGGGGTTTGCCCACCCCAACAAATGAATATAAGTGTTCAAAAACAAATTGAAGATGATGCAATTAAATTAGCCCAAGCGCTAAATACAAAGGGATTAATGAATGTACAATTTGTCATTAAAGATGAAAAAGCTTATGTAATTGAAGTTAATCCAAGGGCATCTCGGACGGTACCTTTTATGTCCAAAGTTACTAACGTACCAATGACACAATTAGCAACTAAAGTTATGCTAAAAGAAAAACTGTCGGATCTGGGATATTACACCGGATTGGTTGAAAAATCAAAACGTATCAGCGTTAAAGCCCCAGTCTTTAGCTTTTCTAAATTACCAATGGTTGATAATACTTTAGGGCCTGAAATGAAATCGACGGGTGAAGCGATGGGATCAGATGAAACATTTTCTAAAGCTTTATATAAAGCTTTTATTGCATCAGGGATTCAAGTTCCAAATACTGGGGCCGTTTTATTTACTGTCTGTGATGAAGATAAACCCGAAGCTTTAGGCTTAGCTAAACGTTTTCGCCATTTAGGTTTCCAAATTGAAGCGACTGAAAATACCGAAAAATACTTTGAAGAAAATAATCTTGATACTAAACATGTTGGCAAAGTTGCGAACGAAGATAGTATTAACCCAGTTACTGAATTATATAGACATCATGTTCAATTAGTGGTTAATACTATTGATAATTCAAATACAACTTTTGATGATGAAGCTAAAATTAGAGGAGCAGCAATTGAAAGCTCAGTTCCTTTATTTACAGCATTAGATACGGTAGCTTCATTGATAAATGTTTTAGAAGCCCAATCATTTGATGTAACTGCATTATAA
- a CDS encoding dihydroorotate oxidase gives MDLSSKIQNVKFENLFLNASGIHCQTKEELDDLMNNSYSGGMVTKSATSNHRFGNPLPRYHSLPSGSINSMGLPNEGFDFYLDYVTRTEQKKPIILSVAGMSKEEDLELLHQIQDSDYQGLTELNLSCPNVIGKPQMAYDFQGSDIMLNEIFKFFKKPLGIKLPPYFDLVHFDKIASILNQYPLSHVNTINSIGNGMWVDIESEKVVLKPKGGFGGIGGAMALPTALANVRALRQRLNSSIDIIGTGGVTTGRDAFAHILCGANMVSIGTQVYEEGLGAFERITSELKEIMNSKGYHSLDDFRGKLKTIED, from the coding sequence ATTGATTTATCATCCAAAATTCAAAATGTTAAATTTGAAAATTTATTTTTAAATGCTTCAGGAATTCATTGTCAAACTAAAGAAGAGTTAGACGATTTAATGAATAATTCATATTCTGGGGGGATGGTTACTAAAAGTGCAACTTCCAATCATCGCTTTGGTAATCCGTTACCCCGTTACCATTCATTGCCATCCGGATCAATTAATTCAATGGGGTTACCAAATGAAGGTTTTGATTTTTACTTAGACTATGTAACTAGAACTGAACAAAAGAAACCAATTATTTTATCGGTAGCAGGTATGTCAAAAGAAGAAGATTTAGAATTGTTACATCAGATTCAAGATTCTGATTATCAAGGCTTAACGGAATTAAACTTATCTTGTCCTAATGTAATTGGAAAACCACAAATGGCGTATGATTTTCAAGGATCAGATATAATGCTAAATGAAATCTTTAAATTTTTTAAAAAGCCATTAGGAATTAAGTTACCACCATATTTTGATTTAGTTCATTTTGATAAAATTGCTAGTATCTTAAATCAATACCCCTTAAGCCATGTTAATACCATTAACTCAATTGGTAACGGTATGTGGGTTGATATTGAAAGTGAAAAAGTAGTTTTGAAACCTAAAGGGGGCTTTGGTGGTATTGGGGGAGCAATGGCCTTACCAACTGCTTTAGCGAATGTTAGAGCGCTTCGCCAACGTTTGAATTCTTCAATTGATATTATTGGAACTGGTGGAGTTACTACTGGTCGTGATGCTTTTGCACATATTCTTTGTGGTGCCAATATGGTCTCGATTGGGACGCAAGTTTACGAAGAAGGATTAGGTGCTTTTGAAAGAATCACTAGTGAGTTAAAGGAAATTATGAATTCTAAAGGTTATCATTCATTAGATGATTTTAGAGGTAAGTTAAAAACAATTGAAGATTAA
- a CDS encoding GMP reductase, translated as MQTFDYNNVQLLPEKCIIKSRSEADPSIKFGPHTFKLPVVPANMETVIDENLATWLASNDYFYVMHRFYPEERLDFVKNMHQKQLFASISVGIKDAEYKFVDELKEANENPEYITIDVAHGHSDFVIKMIHYIKENLPKTFLIVGNLGTPDAVREIERAGADATKIGIGPGKACITKYKTGFGTGGWQLSALKWCSKVATKPMIADGGIRTNGDLAKSIKFGASMIMVGSMFAGHLESPGEIVEKDGKKFKQYWGSASAKQKGARHNVEGRQLLIPYRGKVSDTLTEMKEDLQSAISYAGGKDLMALRKVNYMLVDSIDE; from the coding sequence ATGCAAACTTTTGATTATAATAACGTTCAACTATTACCAGAAAAATGTATTATTAAAAGTCGTTCTGAAGCAGATCCTTCAATTAAATTTGGCCCTCATACCTTTAAATTACCAGTCGTACCAGCAAACATGGAAACTGTTATCGATGAAAATTTAGCTACTTGGTTGGCTAGTAATGATTACTTTTACGTTATGCACCGTTTTTATCCGGAAGAACGTTTAGATTTTGTAAAAAATATGCATCAGAAACAATTATTTGCATCAATTAGTGTGGGAATAAAGGATGCTGAATATAAATTCGTTGATGAATTAAAAGAAGCTAATGAAAACCCTGAATACATCACAATTGATGTAGCTCATGGTCATTCAGATTTCGTCATTAAAATGATTCATTATATTAAAGAAAATTTACCTAAAACTTTCCTAATTGTTGGTAACTTAGGTACTCCCGATGCAGTACGTGAAATTGAACGTGCTGGTGCCGATGCAACTAAAATTGGCATTGGTCCTGGTAAAGCATGTATTACTAAATATAAAACTGGTTTTGGTACTGGTGGTTGGCAATTATCAGCCCTTAAATGGTGCTCAAAAGTTGCTACTAAACCAATGATTGCTGATGGTGGAATTAGAACCAATGGTGATTTGGCTAAATCCATTAAATTTGGTGCTTCAATGATTATGGTCGGTTCTATGTTTGCTGGACATTTAGAATCACCTGGTGAAATCGTTGAAAAAGATGGTAAAAAATTTAAGCAATATTGGGGCTCAGCATCCGCTAAGCAAAAAGGCGCTCGTCATAATGTTGAAGGTCGTCAATTACTAATTCCTTACCGTGGAAAAGTATCTGACACTTTAACTGAAATGAAAGAAGATTTACAATCAGCTATCTCATATGCTGGTGGTAAAGATTTAATGGCATTAAGAAAAGTAAATTATATGCTAGTTGATAGTATCGATGAATAA